The following are encoded together in the Bacteroidota bacterium genome:
- the rplI gene encoding 50S ribosomal protein L9 gives MEVILKQDIPTLGYKDDVVKVKDGYARNFLIPKGLAILATESSRKVVAEVKRQKAFKDEKIRKEAEIMAEALKKVKLTIGAKAGTSGKIFGSVNNVQIADALKEKNYDIDRKRILVDGESIKEIGSYKAKINLHKEISVEIEFEVIAE, from the coding sequence ATGGAAGTCATTTTAAAACAAGATATTCCCACCCTGGGATATAAGGATGATGTGGTAAAGGTAAAAGATGGGTACGCCAGGAATTTTCTCATTCCGAAAGGTTTAGCCATTTTAGCTACGGAATCGAGCCGCAAGGTGGTTGCCGAAGTTAAACGCCAAAAAGCCTTCAAAGATGAAAAGATCCGCAAGGAAGCGGAAATCATGGCCGAAGCCCTGAAAAAGGTGAAACTTACCATTGGTGCAAAGGCCGGTACATCCGGAAAAATTTTCGGTTCGGTAAATAATGTTCAGATTGCCGATGCACTCAAGGAAAAGAACTATGATATTGACCGCAAACGTATCCTGGTTGACGGTGAATCCATCAAGGAAATCGGAAGCTATAAAGCCAAAATAAACCTGCACAAGGAAATCTCTGTTGAGATTGAATTTGAGGTTATTGCCGAGTAA
- a CDS encoding GtrA family protein, giving the protein MLDFLTKTFLLKFLKFGAVGFSGLLVDYGFTYIFKEIFKVQKYISNSIGFTLAATSNYVFNRIWTFKSTNPDIALEYGEFLVISLIGLGINNLILYLIVSRLKWNFYLAKLVAIGVVTVWNFLANFFITFNQGI; this is encoded by the coding sequence ATGCTGGATTTTCTCACAAAAACATTCCTGCTGAAATTCCTCAAGTTCGGAGCAGTGGGATTTTCGGGACTCCTTGTGGATTATGGGTTTACCTACATTTTCAAGGAGATCTTTAAAGTACAGAAATACATTTCCAATTCTATCGGATTCACCCTGGCAGCCACTTCAAACTATGTATTTAACCGTATCTGGACTTTTAAAAGTACCAATCCGGATATTGCGCTCGAATACGGTGAATTTCTGGTCATTTCACTGATCGGACTGGGGATCAATAATCTGATTTTATATCTGATAGTTTCCAGGCTTAAATGGAATTTTTATCTCGCCAAGCTGGTTGCCATAGGAGTTGTAACGGTCTGGAATTTCCTTGCAAACTTCTTTATTACCTTTAATCAGGGCATATAA